From Plasmodium cynomolgi strain B DNA, chromosome 9, whole genome shotgun sequence:
GCCCGCCTTTTGaggattaaatttaaatcaAACCAAACACGCCTACCGCGATGTGCAGTGTAGGCGTTTtcttgtttaaaaaaaggaataaaaaagaaaggaaaaggaatggagatagaaataaaaaagaaagaaaaaggaatggagatagaaataaaaaaaaaataaaaaagaaagaaatgagaaagaaaagagaaagaaaaaagaatgggTTCCACATTGGGGGTATCTCCCTAGGGGggctttttttcccaagtgGGTACTAGCCTCTGGGTAAAGGCGGCGCAAATGGAGGAAGCTCGCCTCGCCCCATCGATAAGCCGCTCTACCGCTGCATCGATCCATCGATACGCCGCCTTACCGCCTACCGCCCTACCGCTCCGCCGCTCCCTCACCACGAGGGGGTGTTCCCGATGATGGCGAACTCGCGCACGATGTAGGGGTAGAGCAGGCCCTCCCTCTCCGGCTCGGGGTGCTTGGACAGAGCAATGGTGTAAACCACCTCGCGAATGTCGTCGATGTTCCCCTCGATGATTTCATCATTCGCATTCTTTAAGCAATTTATTTGCTGCGTGTGGAAGGTAAAGATAAACCAAGGGGAGCTTTCCTCCATTCTCTGTGCCCCCTTTAGTTCGtgatttttatatatcagTACATTCGTATCCAggtatactttttttttcttcctttcggTTATGCTTGCATTTAGCGAGTTAAAAGCTGACTGCCCGCAATGCAGCCGGAGCGTTTCTTCATCACCAATTAGGTAAGACTCAACGATGTGCTTCGAAATAACGTACTCAAACAGGTACATCAATTCACACagcttaaaatttttgtcgtGCATTTTCATCTCCCTCAGTGCTGCTGCCAATTCCGTTTCcccaaataattttcccaaaatgggattttcaaaaaagttatttaaaaatggcatgtCTTTCAGTTTGCTTCCAAATTTATCCCATGCAGTCTCCTGTGCCAGTACCAGTTCGGTGCTCTCGGGTTTGTCCTCAGCGACTCCCTGCTCTGTGTGCTCTCCAGGCTGCCTCGCTTTGTTTGCACTCTCCGTGCTGGACTGGTTTGGCAGGGATCCCTTTTCCCCCGTGCCGAGGTCATCACTGCGGGGAGCGCCGCAGTCCGAAGCGTTCTCCGTATTGCTTCCCGCGCTTCCTCCGCTTCCTCCCATTCCTCCCATTCCTGCGCTCCCCGCGCGCGCACTCTTTTTGTACCGCCTGATGGCCATTTCCTGCCTCCATTTGTCCAGCTGCACAAAGGCGCTGTTCTTCTCGTTCCACTTGTCAGCCAATTCTGTTAACTTGGTGCTCGTGCACAGCAGGAACTTGtgcagaagcagaaaaaatttcacagtGGCATTTTTGGAAAACCTAAAAAGTGTGTAATTTTCAAAGCAGTAgcgaataaaattattgacGTCATTGTAGAGAAGCTTCactgcttcttcatttttttcctttatgtgTTTTAGGAGATTTATGTTAtcctcgattttttttttcagcttcaCCGCCTTGTGGTCTATTTcggttttttccttcaactcCTTCAGGGCCTCCTGGTACTGCTTGTTTTCCTTCATGTCTTTTTTGACCtgccaagggggggggggggagcggtggTTAGCGGTGGTTGGCGGTGGTTAGCGGTGGTTGGCGGTGGTTAGTGCTGATTAGCGCTGATTAGCGCTGATTAGCGGTGGTGAGGAACAGTCCCAATTGGTTACACGCGAACCGCTGCGCGAGTGCGTCCCgtcaagggggggagagatgCCCCCTCCATGGCACGCAccagaaaggagaaaacctACCTGCTCGATAACATTCTTCATAAAGGTTGAAAagccttttttatttttccccgtGAGATGGACACTCCCCTGCTGTGGATTCCGCCCTGCACTCCAGAGGAAGGAGTCCGTGCCCTTGAACACATACTTACTGTCGAAAATACTTCTCACTTTACATGTGGCCGAAACGAATCTCCTACACTTTGCGTTCTTGCCAACGTTCTGGTTCACAACAAACACGCTATTTAGAATGCTCCTCATGGTGCGTCTCTCCCTGGGTTCTTGCTGCAAGCGCCCGCAAGTGTGCACACGTAATTACGCAATTAAGTAATTACCCAAGTGCTTACACATGAACGCACTCTTTTGTTTACGCCGGCAAGTGGGGTCAACTAGGTAGCCTGACCAGCATGCGGACGGGGCACGTTCACCACATGGGCATGCCACACGGTCGACATATTCTGCTGTTGAACAGGTATATGCGGTTGGTCTGGCGAacggggacaaaaaaaaaaaaaaggcaaaaatagcacaaaaaaaggtaagcaAAATAGATAGTGCGCATATACAGGTGCGtattttatatgaatataaaggTGGgcgttttccccttctgttGCGTCACCAACGGTATGCAAAATTAATCGGCAGGAGGGCACCCCTTTCCCACTGAGAACTCTCACCGCTAGTAGGCTGCTTAACCCAGCAGCGGAGTTCACTCTGAGATGTCAAACTTTGTCGCCAGCGCTGATGTTACGTTTATAGTTGCAAAAACGTACACGTACGAACATGTACAGATCATATgcttttttccactcctgAATGaacgtacaaaaaaaggggtactcttttatgggtaaaaaaaaaaaaaaaaaatcccctcGCATGACTGCAAAGGACCACAAAAACAACACTCTCTCTACATATCTTTTCGTCGCTTACTTTTGGTTTATGAAAAGGTTAGCATTTTTAAGCGGCTTCgccagggaaaaaatggggcgacCTGAATTATTCGGGTGTTTTTCCATATGCACGTTTTTTGCGCGTGTTCAAGCGGGCCATTTGAACACGGGCGAAAAGTTGAAGCCCAAGTTtgtgaacgaaaaaatgaatgcgcaaaacaaggggagaaaaaaatattaaagctGCAATGCATTAAAGCTGCAATGCATTAAAGCTGCAATGCATTAAAGTTGCAATGCATTAAAGTTGCAATGCATTAAAGTTGCAATGCATTAAAGTTGCAATGCATTAAAGCTGCAATGGAGGCACAACACGATAGTCACAAGCCACTTGTTCGCTCCTCCTGTCGTTATGTTCACAACTCGTCACGTAAAAAGGCCACCCACCCAGTTGAATAAACTTGCAGTGAATGTTtacttaaaagaaaaaaaacactttatGAGGAACGACAAGGAGGGGAAATTTTGTAGAGGGAAAAGTGCCCCTGCCCTGTGCGTATTAAATGGAAGCAGTTTTGTGAGTTGTTACGATTTGGCGCAAATTGCACGAATTGACTTCTCCGCGATTGCGAACTTTTCTCCTGCAGAGGGGAGGGCCATTGACGAGAAACGAGCCAAATGGACCACG
This genomic window contains:
- a CDS encoding mitochondrial import inner membrane translocase (putative), which codes for MRSILNSVFVVNQNVGKNAKCRRFVSATCKVRSIFDSKYVFKGTDSFLWSAGRNPQQGSVHLTGKNKKGFSTFMKNVIEQVKKDMKENKQYQEALKELKEKTEIDHKAVKLKKKIEDNINLLKHIKEKNEEAVKLLYNDVNNFIRYCFENYTLFRFSKNATVKFFLLLHKFLLCTSTKLTELADKWNEKNSAFVQLDKWRQEMAIRRYKKSARAGSAGMGGMGGSGGSAGSNTENASDCGAPRSDDLGTGEKGSLPNQSSTESANKARQPGEHTEQGVAEDKPESTELVLAQETAWDKFGSKLKDMPFLNNFFENPILGKLFGETELAAALREMKMHDKNFKLCELMYLFEYVISKHIVESYLIGDEETLRLHCGQSAFNSLNASITERKKKKVYLDTNVLIYKNHELKGAQRMEESSPWFIFTFHTQQINCLKNANDEIIEGNIDDIREVVYTIALSKHPEPEREGLLYPYIKTPTLHIAVGVFGLI